A genomic stretch from Atribacterota bacterium includes:
- a CDS encoding YidC/Oxa1 family membrane protein insertase encodes MGIWSSLIGWVEQFLCVLYGFTHNYGLAIIILTLIIRTIMYPLMQKQMISMQETQKIQPLMQEIQRKYKNDKERMNQEVMRLYKEHKVNPMGGCLPLIIQMPILILFFQVLRGFEYFIPNTEIIDGGFLWIKNEVIYQGEMIAGLAAPDQLFGVIGNYSIGILPILVGVSMYIQQKLTMPPMPVTSQGDSSSNPTANTQKIMGTIMPVMIAFISFSLPSGLSLYWFTSTLFDIVQKLLINKKKPEIQKESDSSKEKEKVTQEKTQEQKKETEIKQKDSEQEISWIPGYEKPSVKQNKKTGRKEKS; translated from the coding sequence TTGGGAATCTGGAGTTCATTAATAGGTTGGGTAGAACAATTCCTTTGTGTCTTATATGGTTTTACTCATAATTATGGCTTAGCTATTATTATATTAACCCTTATTATAAGAACAATTATGTATCCGCTGATGCAAAAACAAATGATTTCTATGCAAGAGACACAAAAGATTCAGCCTCTCATGCAGGAAATACAAAGAAAATACAAAAATGACAAAGAGAGAATGAATCAGGAAGTGATGAGGTTGTATAAGGAGCATAAGGTCAATCCTATGGGCGGATGTTTGCCACTTATCATTCAAATGCCTATTTTAATTCTATTTTTTCAGGTGCTCAGGGGTTTTGAATATTTTATACCCAATACAGAGATTATTGATGGCGGTTTTTTGTGGATTAAAAACGAAGTTATATATCAAGGGGAAATGATTGCGGGATTAGCTGCACCGGATCAGTTATTCGGGGTAATTGGAAATTATAGCATTGGAATTTTACCAATTTTAGTAGGAGTATCAATGTATATTCAACAAAAATTAACCATGCCACCTATGCCGGTAACAAGCCAGGGTGACAGTTCTTCTAATCCTACTGCCAATACCCAAAAGATAATGGGCACTATTATGCCAGTCATGATTGCCTTTATAAGTTTTAGTTTACCGTCAGGATTAAGTTTGTATTGGTTTACCTCAACCCTTTTTGATATTGTACAGAAGCTTTTAATTAACAAAAAGAAGCCCGAAATTCAAAAAGAATCCGATAGCTCTAAGGAAAAAGAAAAAGTAACACAGGAGAAGACGCAAGAGCAGAAAAAAGAAACGGAAATCAAACAAAAAGATAGCGAACAAGAGATTTCCTGGATACCAGGATATGAAAAACCTTCTGTAAAACAAAATAAAAAAACGGGCAGAAAAGAAAAGTCTTAA
- the rpmH gene encoding 50S ribosomal protein L34 translates to MKRTYQPNSRKKLKAHGFRSRMSTKSGRLILKRRRQKGRKRLTVSG, encoded by the coding sequence ATGAAGCGTACTTATCAACCTAATAGTCGAAAAAAATTAAAAGCACATGGATTTCGCAGTCGTATGAGCACGAAAAGCGGAAGACTTATTTTAAAAAGGAGAAGACAAAAAGGAAGGAAGAGATTAACCGTTTCCGGTTAG
- the yidD gene encoding membrane protein insertion efficiency factor YidD produces the protein MNRILIIAIVFYQKYISPFKPATCRFYPTCSDYAIQAIQRHGCLRGTLLSIKRLFRCHPYHTGGYDPVPDKLCK, from the coding sequence ATGAATAGAATATTGATAATAGCAATAGTGTTTTATCAAAAATATATTTCCCCCTTTAAACCTGCAACTTGTAGGTTTTATCCTACTTGTTCAGATTATGCTATACAGGCTATTCAAAGACATGGCTGTCTAAGGGGAACCTTGCTATCCATAAAGAGATTGTTTCGGTGCCATCCATACCATACCGGTGGTTATGATCCTGTACCTGATAAACTATGCAAATAA
- the rnpA gene encoding ribonuclease P protein component yields the protein MFKEGLKRTNEFKKVFSNGNRKSGKYIILYILYSQQENNRAGFIVKKSLGNAVQRNKIKRRLREIWRQKGTKLIFGCDVIIVAKKEIQEASFTEIEQELIRLLLRDNLK from the coding sequence TTGTTTAAGGAAGGTTTAAAAAGAACCAACGAATTTAAAAAAGTTTTTTCCAATGGAAATCGTAAATCTGGAAAATATATTATATTATATATATTATATAGTCAGCAGGAAAATAATAGAGCAGGTTTTATTGTCAAAAAAAGTCTTGGCAATGCAGTGCAACGTAACAAAATTAAACGAAGATTAAGAGAAATCTGGCGTCAAAAAGGTACAAAGTTAATCTTTGGATGTGATGTTATCATTGTAGCTAAAAAGGAGATTCAAGAAGCCTCCTTTACGGAAATTGAACAAGAACTGATAAGATTGTTGCTGAGAGACAATTTAAAATAA